One window of the Rhodospirillales bacterium RIFCSPLOWO2_02_FULL_58_16 genome contains the following:
- a CDS encoding two-component system response regulator: MIVDDEEEIRRTIKRQLKDTGYEIIEASNGEEAIRLIGVENVLILDAIICDIRMPKINGVEAIAHFRKEYPSIPVIVLTGFPDVSLAAKFIKDGAFEYLVKPVEKEKLVEVVAKAVKQHHLFSGGGA; encoded by the coding sequence ATGATCGTCGATGACGAGGAAGAAATCCGCCGCACCATCAAGCGCCAACTTAAAGACACCGGTTATGAGATCATCGAGGCATCGAACGGGGAAGAAGCGATCAGGCTTATCGGCGTCGAAAACGTCCTGATTCTGGACGCCATCATCTGCGACATCAGGATGCCGAAGATCAACGGCGTCGAAGCCATCGCCCATTTCCGCAAGGAATATCCCTCGATCCCGGTTATCGTTCTGACCGGCTTCCCGGATGTAAGCCTGGCGGCAAAGTTTATTAAAGACGGCGCGTTCGAATATCTTGTGAAGCCTGTCGAAAAGGAGAAACTGGTCGAGGTGGTCGCCAAGGCCGTTAAACAACACCACCTGTTCAGCGGCGGCGGCGCCTGA